The Metabacillus litoralis genome contains a region encoding:
- a CDS encoding sensor domain-containing diguanylate cyclase: MRTLQILFFSIMYLIPATIFIFLAGMVYSHNRHSSKHMTCSLLFLSSSLWFSGVFTASLIFPKYINEIVVYWINGSIAIGALLSLHLILMNANMYKGKNGKFFKLLFIPGIVMIATIPIDSWMLKEVENSFIPGPGLIILWIVDFAYLAVNLFLAVKEMKKGNQAAKLWFRGMLSFFVWTITMLVGSILLQHTKFNFITFLIPHGSLFWAYAIFLSMAKYDYLSSYEKRYNILFQRSPLGILLMDEDAIVHEASPQVSNYLGVSNKELIQNSILTFLSGVDKETFIKAHQTFFQKRIRLTNEELTFVNKEGQEIILSFDSDFILLEGKTLQFVIVKDVTEARNKVKHENYLAYHDTLTGLSNRAAFEMKIQELISRKEMFDLVLLDLNKLKKINDTLGHQAGDHAIRYLATILQEAAGNEHHTARLGGDEFVLLLTIDKTESIIKQIRKQLAIPMKRSDSEQITLSASIGISRYPLDGEIMDELYSVADKRMYEEKHGVKLRK; this comes from the coding sequence GTGAGGACTCTGCAAATTTTATTTTTTAGTATAATGTATCTTATTCCGGCAACAATCTTTATTTTTCTGGCAGGTATGGTCTATAGTCATAATCGCCACAGTTCGAAGCATATGACATGTAGCTTATTATTTCTATCTTCGTCTCTCTGGTTTTCCGGAGTATTTACTGCTTCCCTAATTTTTCCTAAATATATTAATGAAATTGTTGTTTATTGGATAAATGGATCTATAGCCATTGGTGCTTTGTTATCCTTACATCTCATTTTAATGAATGCAAATATGTATAAGGGAAAAAACGGGAAATTCTTTAAGCTATTATTTATTCCAGGAATAGTTATGATCGCAACGATTCCAATTGATTCATGGATGTTAAAAGAGGTTGAAAATTCATTTATTCCGGGTCCTGGCTTAATTATATTATGGATTGTTGATTTTGCTTATCTTGCTGTAAACCTATTCTTAGCCGTAAAGGAAATGAAAAAGGGAAATCAAGCAGCAAAACTATGGTTCAGAGGAATGCTCTCATTTTTTGTATGGACAATAACGATGCTAGTGGGCTCCATTCTTTTACAGCATACGAAATTTAATTTTATCACTTTCTTGATTCCGCACGGTTCATTATTTTGGGCATACGCCATTTTCCTTAGTATGGCAAAATATGATTATTTATCATCGTATGAGAAACGATATAACATCTTGTTTCAGCGATCTCCACTTGGGATCCTCCTTATGGATGAAGATGCGATTGTTCATGAGGCTAGCCCTCAGGTATCCAATTATTTAGGTGTTAGTAACAAGGAACTTATTCAAAATTCGATCCTAACTTTTTTAAGTGGAGTTGATAAGGAAACGTTTATAAAAGCACATCAAACATTTTTTCAAAAACGAATTAGACTTACAAACGAAGAACTAACATTTGTGAATAAAGAAGGGCAAGAAATAATTTTATCGTTTGACTCCGATTTTATTTTACTAGAAGGAAAAACACTTCAGTTTGTTATTGTAAAAGATGTTACAGAAGCCAGAAACAAGGTGAAGCATGAGAATTATCTTGCATATCATGACACTTTAACAGGCTTATCAAACCGTGCTGCTTTTGAGATGAAAATTCAAGAGCTTATAAGCAGAAAAGAAATGTTTGACCTTGTTTTGCTAGATCTTAATAAATTAAAGAAAATAAATGATACATTAGGTCATCAAGCAGGTGATCATGCGATACGATACCTTGCAACAATTTTACAAGAAGCAGCTGGAAATGAGCATCATACCGCAAGACTAGGCGGTGATGAATTTGTTTTATTACTAACGATTGATAAAACAGAATCCATTATCAAACAAATCCGCAAGCAATTAGCTATCCCCATGAAACGATCAGATTCAGAACAAATAACTCTTTCGGCTAGTATTGGTATTAGTCGTTATCCTCTTGATGGAGAAATCATGGATGAACTATATAGTGTAGCAGATAAAAGGATGTATGAAGAAAAGCATGGTGTGAAGTTGAGAAAATGA
- a CDS encoding ABC transporter ATP-binding protein — protein MAYIKADNIQKSYGNRKVVNGITLDIKKNEILAVIGPNGAGKSTTIEMIVGLRKADQGNVRYWDEKYKTQIGVQLQSVPFFPGLTALENLQLFAAFYKIQLSKEETMELLTQCGLADCSHTDASKLSGGQQKRLAIAAVLVHDPTIVFLDEPSASLDPRSRLDIHQIIRNLHTKGKTVVFSSHDMDEVIKLATRIIMIDQGRVIAEGDALHLCETYKVNNLDSLYLKLTSKEEVAW, from the coding sequence ATGGCGTATATTAAAGCGGATAATATCCAAAAAAGCTATGGTAATAGAAAGGTTGTAAATGGTATTACACTTGACATTAAGAAAAATGAAATTCTTGCTGTAATTGGCCCTAATGGTGCCGGAAAGTCAACAACCATTGAAATGATCGTTGGGTTGCGGAAAGCTGATCAAGGAAACGTTAGGTATTGGGATGAAAAATATAAAACACAAATTGGCGTTCAACTTCAATCTGTTCCCTTCTTCCCTGGCTTAACCGCACTTGAGAATTTACAGCTGTTTGCAGCATTTTATAAAATACAGTTATCAAAGGAAGAAACAATGGAATTGCTAACTCAATGTGGCTTAGCCGACTGTAGTCATACCGATGCATCAAAATTATCTGGTGGTCAACAAAAAAGATTGGCGATCGCTGCAGTACTTGTTCATGATCCTACCATTGTCTTTCTAGATGAACCTTCAGCTTCATTAGATCCAAGGTCACGATTAGACATCCATCAAATCATTCGCAACCTTCATACAAAAGGAAAAACAGTTGTGTTTAGTTCGCATGATATGGATGAAGTTATCAAGCTAGCAACAAGAATCATCATGATCGATCAAGGTCGAGTTATCGCTGAAGGTGATGCTTTACACTTATGTGAAACATATAAAGTCAACAATCTTGATTCGCTTTATTTAAAACTCACTTCGAAGGAGGAAGTAGCATGGTAA
- a CDS encoding ABC transporter permease, giving the protein MVNTIFRSMLVTSLRDKITLFYSFMFPLALIIGLGFYFNDGEMPVKIVSGVTAISTIFWGMQGIAFQVHFQRNKGVYKFLKLTPMPTMLFVSIMILARTVIGIVVNMVVWGFGMLFLQIDITFGSFLTTFLLIVIGTLCFTSIGFVISNLANNEGQINMFSNLLQLPMIFMSQSFYSLQNAPDWVKIIGKLLPFEHYVKGLRNAITLDGSITLALIIPLAFMIGSLVLSTYTFKWESSTTTMSKKSKKLA; this is encoded by the coding sequence ATGGTAAACACAATTTTTCGATCCATGTTAGTGACATCATTAAGAGATAAAATTACGTTGTTCTATTCATTTATGTTTCCACTTGCCCTCATCATTGGATTAGGATTTTATTTCAATGATGGTGAAATGCCGGTCAAAATTGTTTCTGGAGTCACCGCTATTAGTACGATTTTTTGGGGTATGCAAGGAATTGCCTTTCAAGTTCATTTTCAACGAAATAAAGGCGTGTACAAATTTTTAAAGCTCACACCAATGCCAACGATGTTATTTGTTTCAATCATGATCCTTGCAAGAACAGTCATTGGGATAGTCGTGAACATGGTTGTTTGGGGATTTGGAATGTTGTTTTTACAAATTGATATTACCTTTGGTTCCTTCTTAACAACATTTCTACTAATTGTGATTGGCACCCTTTGTTTTACAAGTATAGGCTTTGTTATTTCAAACCTTGCGAACAATGAAGGACAAATCAATATGTTCTCAAACCTGCTACAATTACCGATGATTTTTATGAGTCAGTCGTTCTATTCGTTGCAAAACGCACCAGACTGGGTCAAAATAATTGGAAAACTGTTACCTTTTGAACATTACGTTAAAGGATTAAGAAACGCTATTACGTTAGATGGAAGCATTACTCTAGCACTCATCATCCCACTAGCTTTTATGATTGGCTCACTAGTCTTGTCTACTTACACATTCAAGTGGGAGTCGAGCACAACGACAATGAGTAAGAAATCAAAGAAGCTTGCCTAA